In Bradyrhizobium paxllaeri, the genomic stretch TGGGCCGCTTCTGATCGAGACCTATGCGCTCCATTTGCTGCGCGGGCCGAAGGGCGAGGTGTTCGACCGCACGCCGCCGCCGGAATTGCAATAAGGCGGCCGGTCACTCGGCGGCGTCGGGATGCCTGCGTTGATCCATGGCGGAACGTTCGCTCTGCCATAGCCAGACGGCGAGCGAGCCGGACCTGCCGCGAATCTGCGCCTCGACGGGGCCGGCAAGGCTCCCCGTCTTCAGCCGCGCGCCGCTCCGTTCGGCCGCGACGCGCAGGGTGTCGCTGAGCGCCAGCCGGACATCATGGCGGGCCGCCACTTCCATCAGGCGGCTCGCCACGTTCACGGTATCGCCGGTCGCGGTGATGTGCTGATGGTTGCGGCCGCCGAGCCGGGAGGCGACGATCGGTCCGAAATGCGCGCCGATCTTGAAGCCGATCCGATGGGCGATTGCCGGCGGCAGCGCTTCGATCCAGCGTTCGGTCTTGACGCAGAGCGCGATCGAACATTGCCCGGCGCGCGCAGCGTCATCCGCCGCCGCCTCCGGCAGGCCGAACAGGATCATGGCGCCGTCGCCGAGGAAGCTCGTGATCATGCCGCCGCACCGCGTCACTTCCTTGTCGACCAGCGCGTGAAATTCCTTCAGCAAGCTTCTCGTCACATCCGGATCGAGCGTCTCGCTGAGCGAGGTAAATCCGGAGAGATCGACAAACACGACGGCGGCGTCCTGCCTGACGGGTGCCAGCAGGAAGTCGGGATCGCGCCTCAGCCATTGCTGCAGGCCCGGCGTGTGGAATTGTTCGAGCAGTCTGTTTTGCGCGGCGAGGCGCTGGGCGCTGCGCCGGCCCGACCATAGCTGGCCGGCGCCGAACAGCATCAGCGGCGGCGCTGCCGCGGCGATGGTCGTCGCGGCGTCGAGCCAGATGCCGTGCGCGAAAGCAATCGCGTTCGCTGCCGCCCATGCCAGCACCATCGCGCTGACCGCCACCAGGCCGATTGCGTTTCGCCGCCAGGCCAGGAGACCTATCAGCAGCATCGGCAGCAGTACTGTCGTCAACGCCTCGGCGATGCGAACCGTCCGGTCGCGTATGACGCCGTCTCCTGCGACCAGATGGGTGATCGCGGTGGAAATGATTTCCACGCCCGGCATCAGCGAATCGAACGGCGTCGGAAAGAAGTCGCCGGCGCCGGTCGCGGTCGCGCCGATGACGACGATCCGGCCCTGGATGGCTTGCTTGTCGATCTGGCCGTCGATCACGTTGGCGGCGCTGATGGTGCGGATGGTTTGGCGCGGACCGTAATAGGAAATCGGCAACGCATAGTCCGAAGCGGTCGCGATCGGCCGGTCGCCGAACGTGAGACGGTCGGGCTCGATCGTCAGCTTCTGGCTGATCGCGACGGAGGCTACACGAAGCGGAAACGACAATTCGATCTTGTCGCGCGTCCGGAACAGCATCGGGACCGACAGCGGCGTGCCGGTCTGGCCCGTCGCCACGTTGGCGATGCCGACTTCCGCGCGCTCGGCAAATGCCGGCAGCGGCAGCAGGAAGCGGTCGGCCTTCGGCAGGTGGGCCAGTGGCCCATCGCTCTGCGCGGAGGGTTGAACGGTGTTCGGAAATACTGCCGCTGCCGCCAGCACGGTCGGACGCGCCGCGAACGATTGCGCGAGCACGGCATCGCCATCGGCGGGACCTTTGTCGAGCAGCAGGAGATCGACGGCAATGACCTTCGGCTCCAGCCGTGCGATCGCCTCGACGATCCTGGCCAGCTCCGTGCGGGGCAGGGGATAGGTGCCGCCGAGCTTGACGATGGTGTCGTCGATCGCGACGATCGTAACGACGTCCGGCGGCGCCTTTACCCCGCGCACAAGCGTGCGCACGTCGGTCAATGCGGACTCCAGCCGGTCGAGAAACCGCAGATGGCCGCTCGAATGGCCGAGCCAAATCGTGCCTGCCCATAATCCCGTGCAGAGCAACGCAACCAGAATATGAAGACGTCGATGGCTCATCGGCTCGGCTTCTATTGTCCCAATCTCGACATCAGCGCCGCGACGCGCGGGGGCGCCCAGCGCTTGACGGTCAATTCGCCCGATGCCTCGACGTCCACGCCCTCACCGGGGCCGAGCACGACGCTGCCGCGGCCGGCGGATCGTGCCACGCTGACGCGGCCGTTGACGACGAATACCGATGTCTTTGCACCTTCGGTATCCACCGCCCATTTGGTGCCGCGCACTGCGGCAATGGCCTGCGGCGTGACCACGTCGAATTTTGTGCGCCCCGGCTTCTTCGGCACTTCGAGCAGCAACGCCTTGTTGCTCAGCTCCACGGAATCGACCTGGCCGTCGCGGTTGCGATCCCTGAGCTCGAACTTGGCACCGCTCTCGGCCACAATGGTGATTGCAGCCTCGCAACGGAGCGTCTGCGTGCCCTGGGCCGTCGGTGCGGACCTGCAGTTTGATTTCGCCGGCTGCGCAGCCGCAGGGCCCGCGAACAGCAGGACGCCTGCGAAAGCAATCGATCCGACGCGTGCCGGTGTCGTCATGGCAGCTTCCCCTTCGGGGTATTCTTGCGCATAGCGGATTGCGTGATACGGTACCGTATCACGCGCCGCACGCGAGTGCAAAGCCAATGACCGGCGTTAATATGTCTGCGTTCGGCAGCTAAGGTTCGCAGAATAGCTGCGTCCCGGAGAATCATCGCAAAATCGACTCGAAATCAGCCCAAAACCGGGTGGTTTGGCACCGGTTTTTTTGCTCGCCGATGTCGGTCCGACGGAGGGCAAAACGTCTTGTAGGGGCTCATTCCAACCCGAGGTGCTGCCATGTCTGGTTCCGCCCT encodes the following:
- a CDS encoding CHASE2 domain-containing protein, producing the protein MSHRRLHILVALLCTGLWAGTIWLGHSSGHLRFLDRLESALTDVRTLVRGVKAPPDVVTIVAIDDTIVKLGGTYPLPRTELARIVEAIARLEPKVIAVDLLLLDKGPADGDAVLAQSFAARPTVLAAAAVFPNTVQPSAQSDGPLAHLPKADRFLLPLPAFAERAEVGIANVATGQTGTPLSVPMLFRTRDKIELSFPLRVASVAISQKLTIEPDRLTFGDRPIATASDYALPISYYGPRQTIRTISAANVIDGQIDKQAIQGRIVVIGATATGAGDFFPTPFDSLMPGVEIISTAITHLVAGDGVIRDRTVRIAEALTTVLLPMLLIGLLAWRRNAIGLVAVSAMVLAWAAANAIAFAHGIWLDAATTIAAAAPPLMLFGAGQLWSGRRSAQRLAAQNRLLEQFHTPGLQQWLRRDPDFLLAPVRQDAAVVFVDLSGFTSLSETLDPDVTRSLLKEFHALVDKEVTRCGGMITSFLGDGAMILFGLPEAAADDAARAGQCSIALCVKTERWIEALPPAIAHRIGFKIGAHFGPIVASRLGGRNHQHITATGDTVNVASRLMEVAARHDVRLALSDTLRVAAERSGARLKTGSLAGPVEAQIRGRSGSLAVWLWQSERSAMDQRRHPDAAE
- a CDS encoding FecR domain-containing protein, which produces MTTPARVGSIAFAGVLLFAGPAAAQPAKSNCRSAPTAQGTQTLRCEAAITIVAESGAKFELRDRNRDGQVDSVELSNKALLLEVPKKPGRTKFDVVTPQAIAAVRGTKWAVDTEGAKTSVFVVNGRVSVARSAGRGSVVLGPGEGVDVEASGELTVKRWAPPRVAALMSRLGQ